Proteins encoded in a region of the Hypanus sabinus isolate sHypSab1 chromosome 12, sHypSab1.hap1, whole genome shotgun sequence genome:
- the LOC132402713 gene encoding gremlin-2-like, giving the protein MYQKFIILLFLVGTLMMAVELKKNRPPGAIPPLYKGNTNSSEKRRRPDVLASSQEALVVTERKYLKSDWCKTQPLRQTINEDGCLSQTVINRFCYGQCNSFYIPRHVKRDQESFQSCAFCKPQKFTTLTVKLDCPDLQPPFRHKKIQRVKQCKCMSVNVNDWSKQ; this is encoded by the coding sequence ATGTATCAGAAGTTCATCATCCTCCTTTTCCTGGTTGGGACATTAATGATGGCGGTGGAATTGAAAAAAAATCGGCCTCCCGGAGCAATTCCTCCCCTTTACAAGGGAAATACCAACAGCTCAGAGAAGCGCAGGAGACCCGATGTCCTAGCGTCTAGCCAAGAGGCACTAGTGGTGACAGAGCGCAAGTACCTGAAGAGTGACTGGTGTAAAACCCAGCCCCTCAGGCAAACTATTAACGAGGATGGTTGTCTGAGCCAAACTGTCATCAACAGGTTCTGCTATGGACAATGCAACTCCTTCTATATCCCCAGGCATGTTAAAAGGGATCAAGAATCTTTCCAGTCCTGTGCCTTCTGTAAACCACAGAAATTTACTACCCTGACTGTCAAGCTGGACTGCCCTGACCTGCAACCTCCCTTTAGACACAAGAAAATCCAGCGAGTCAAGCAGTGCAAATGTATGTCAGTAAATGTGAATGACTGGAGCAAGCAGTGA